Proteins found in one Amycolatopsis umgeniensis genomic segment:
- a CDS encoding DUF4360 domain-containing protein — MLNAVVAAVSLFSSIITPNSWSPPPGPPPDRVVIDVITVNGSGCPPGSSAVAVARDNSSFTVTYSEYTAQVGVGAKPTDFRKNCQLNLNIHVPQGFTYGIASADYRGFASLESGAKALQRANYYFQGNSPTAQVSHPVNGPLSDNWQFRDEAEGGVIIYKPCGEDRNLNVNTELRVGAGTSDPRKTTSFITMDSTDGAFKTTYHFSWKTCPTS, encoded by the coding sequence ATGCTCAATGCAGTGGTTGCCGCCGTGTCACTTTTCTCGTCGATAATAACACCGAATAGCTGGTCGCCGCCGCCCGGACCGCCGCCCGACCGCGTCGTCATCGACGTGATCACCGTCAATGGTTCCGGCTGTCCGCCGGGTTCGTCCGCGGTCGCCGTCGCCAGGGACAACAGTTCCTTCACGGTGACCTACAGCGAATACACCGCGCAGGTCGGCGTCGGCGCGAAACCGACCGACTTCAGGAAGAACTGCCAGCTGAACCTCAACATCCACGTGCCGCAAGGATTCACTTACGGTATCGCCAGTGCCGACTACCGCGGTTTCGCGTCGCTCGAATCGGGCGCCAAGGCACTGCAGCGGGCGAATTACTACTTCCAGGGTAATTCCCCGACCGCGCAGGTGAGCCACCCGGTCAACGGCCCGCTCTCGGACAACTGGCAGTTCCGGGACGAGGCCGAGGGCGGCGTCATCATCTACAAGCCGTGCGGCGAGGACCGGAACCTCAATGTGAACACGGAATTGAGGGTCGGCGCGGGTACGTCGGATCCGAGGAAGACCACCAGCTTCATCACGATGGACTCGACCGACGGCGCGTTCAAGACCACCTACCACTTCTCGTGGAAGACCTGCCCGACTTCCTGA
- a CDS encoding DUF4360 domain-containing protein: protein MLNVLVAAVTLFSSVVTPNGWVPPPLPSDKIVIDVVTVNGTGCRPGTAAVSVSPDNTAFTVTYSEYTAQVGIGAKPTDLRKNCQLNLYVHVPQGFTYGIAGTDYRGFASLAAGATGLERANYYFQGNSPTSYVNHNLKGPFEDNWQFTDDIEVGAIVYKPCGEDRNFNINTELRAAVGTSDPKKTTSFVTMDSTDGAIKTTYHFSWKNCPKPRS, encoded by the coding sequence ATGCTCAACGTGCTGGTTGCTGCCGTGACGCTGTTCTCCTCCGTGGTCACGCCGAACGGCTGGGTACCGCCTCCGTTGCCGTCCGACAAGATAGTCATCGACGTCGTGACGGTCAATGGAACCGGTTGCAGACCCGGTACAGCGGCTGTTTCCGTTTCGCCGGACAACACCGCGTTCACGGTCACCTACAGCGAATACACCGCCCAGGTCGGCATCGGCGCGAAACCGACCGATCTGCGCAAGAACTGTCAGCTCAACCTCTACGTCCACGTACCGCAGGGATTCACCTACGGTATCGCGGGCACCGATTACCGCGGATTCGCGTCCTTGGCCGCGGGAGCCACCGGGCTGGAACGAGCCAACTATTATTTCCAGGGCAATTCGCCGACATCCTACGTGAACCACAACCTCAAAGGCCCGTTCGAGGACAACTGGCAGTTCACCGACGACATCGAAGTCGGCGCCATCGTCTACAAACCCTGCGGTGAGGACCGCAACTTCAACATCAACACGGAATTGCGGGCCGCGGTCGGCACTTCCGATCCGAAGAAGACCACCAGCTTCGTCACCATGGACTCCACCGACGGTGCGATCAAGACCACGTACCACTTCTCGTGGAAGAACTGTCCCAAACCGAGGAGCTGA
- a CDS encoding FUSC family protein, producing the protein MIARITQATTDRLVASDPGLVRLRLAFSAVLSIVVAVLAILPFHQPLTVTLVAAIAAMTSAFTVNDTTPGQQAVTLVLGLLLGAASLTAASVGSAVPPLDSIVFVLLIFVAVYAQRFGSRGIALGSLSFFLFFFAMFLQTHLKQVPVLLLALTIGIAANAVVRFVLLRRRTDAEFLRIRRAFRARLAAVVRAAEDHLAVGGSERTRKRLRTTNARMHESVLLIEDTAPEVTGADSANRLRRRAIEVELAVQWLTITVQRTCAEDLDEDVRDDLIARMRRFRSLIERDPRELPLISETEEFSKMLVEGSRIDEHAAPGDGVRRAIAELALADVRAQRVAEHDVSEALDDPDDPDEEKSAAFAYDNQTRSAIQAVVGGGLAVLGGELVSSQRWYWAVLTVFVVFIGSSTAGATFVKGVRRLGGTLIGIVGGLVLTLVVSGSVPATLALILVCVFGMVYMARVSQVIMAFFITSMLGLLYSLLGTFSLEVLWIRVAETAVGAAAGVLAAVVIVPVRTRAVMLDDVSALLDELDEFVEKTAGLLSGAENVSVIEKSRDLDRAVDKVRTTIEPLTHPVNLSSRRDYGWHVLTTVETIAFRARHVAARSQAGLLVNEADRLLLYTGRIRENIAMLGKAIGDPGGSGHGTLVRDDGTPVADRIDDPQARSVLTSLGHLDETVIALGRAFGVEATDPAPSGKG; encoded by the coding sequence ATGATCGCCCGTATCACCCAGGCCACGACCGACCGTCTGGTCGCCTCCGATCCCGGCCTGGTCCGGCTCCGGCTCGCCTTCTCGGCCGTGCTCAGCATCGTCGTCGCGGTGCTGGCCATCCTGCCGTTCCACCAGCCGCTCACGGTCACCCTCGTCGCCGCGATCGCGGCGATGACGTCCGCCTTCACTGTCAACGACACGACTCCGGGACAGCAGGCGGTGACGCTGGTGCTGGGGCTGCTGCTGGGCGCGGCGTCGCTCACCGCGGCCAGTGTGGGTTCGGCGGTGCCGCCGCTGGACAGCATCGTGTTCGTGCTGCTGATCTTCGTCGCGGTCTACGCGCAGCGGTTCGGTTCACGCGGGATCGCGCTGGGATCGCTGTCGTTCTTCCTGTTCTTCTTCGCGATGTTCCTGCAGACCCACCTGAAGCAGGTCCCGGTGCTGCTGCTGGCGCTGACCATCGGGATCGCGGCCAACGCGGTCGTCCGGTTCGTCCTGCTGCGCAGGCGCACCGACGCGGAATTCCTCCGGATCCGGCGGGCGTTCCGGGCGCGGCTCGCCGCGGTGGTGCGGGCGGCCGAGGACCATCTCGCGGTCGGGGGCAGCGAGCGCACCCGCAAGCGGCTCCGCACGACGAACGCCCGCATGCACGAGTCCGTGCTGCTCATCGAGGACACCGCGCCCGAGGTGACCGGCGCGGACTCGGCGAACCGGCTCCGCCGCCGCGCGATCGAGGTCGAGCTGGCGGTGCAATGGCTGACGATCACCGTGCAGCGCACCTGCGCGGAAGATCTCGACGAGGACGTGCGAGACGACCTGATCGCGCGGATGCGGCGGTTCCGGTCGCTGATCGAACGCGACCCGCGGGAACTGCCGCTGATCAGCGAGACCGAAGAGTTCAGCAAGATGCTGGTGGAAGGCAGCCGGATCGACGAGCACGCCGCTCCCGGCGACGGGGTCCGCCGGGCCATCGCCGAGCTCGCGCTGGCCGACGTGCGGGCACAGCGGGTCGCCGAACACGACGTCTCCGAAGCCCTCGACGATCCCGACGATCCCGACGAGGAGAAATCGGCGGCGTTCGCCTACGACAACCAGACCCGCAGCGCGATCCAGGCCGTGGTGGGCGGCGGGCTCGCCGTCCTCGGCGGGGAGCTGGTGTCGAGCCAGCGGTGGTACTGGGCGGTGCTGACGGTGTTCGTGGTGTTCATCGGCTCGTCGACCGCGGGCGCGACGTTCGTGAAGGGCGTCCGGCGGCTCGGCGGCACGCTGATCGGCATCGTGGGCGGGCTGGTGCTGACGCTGGTCGTGTCGGGCAGTGTGCCGGCGACGCTGGCGCTGATCCTGGTGTGCGTGTTCGGCATGGTCTACATGGCGCGGGTTTCGCAGGTGATCATGGCGTTCTTCATCACCAGCATGCTCGGGTTGCTCTACAGCCTGCTGGGGACGTTCAGCCTCGAGGTGCTGTGGATCCGGGTCGCCGAGACCGCGGTGGGTGCGGCGGCCGGGGTGCTGGCGGCGGTGGTGATCGTGCCGGTGCGCACCCGCGCGGTGATGCTGGACGACGTCTCGGCGCTCCTGGACGAATTGGACGAGTTCGTCGAGAAGACCGCGGGCCTGTTGTCCGGTGCGGAGAACGTGAGTGTCATCGAGAAGTCGCGCGATCTGGACCGGGCGGTGGACAAGGTCCGCACGACGATCGAGCCGCTCACCCATCCGGTGAACCTGAGCAGCCGCCGCGACTACGGCTGGCACGTGCTCACGACGGTGGAGACGATCGCGTTCCGCGCCCGGCACGTCGCGGCGCGGTCGCAGGCCGGGCTGCTGGTGAACGAGGCGGACCGGCTGCTGCTGTACACCGGGCGGATCCGGGAGAACATCGCGATGCTGGGGAAGGCGATCGGTGATCCCGGTGGTTCCGGGCACGGGACGCTGGTCCGCGACGACGGCACGCCGGTGGCGGACCGGATCGATGACCCTCAGGCGCGTTCGGTGCTCACCAGTCTCGGCCATCTCGACGAGACGGTGATCGCACTGGGCCGCGCTTTCGGGGTGGAGGCCACCGATCCGGCACCGTCCGGGAAAGGGTGA